Genomic window (Nymphaea colorata isolate Beijing-Zhang1983 chromosome 1, ASM883128v2, whole genome shotgun sequence):
CTGTATTTGAATCCAGTCCGCCGGAACTTTGCATGAAACCTGCTAAATCAATCCCTGATTCACTAAATTCCGGCTGCCTGTCGGGCGATAATTGGGCAATGCTTGAGAAAAAGGTATATGGCCTGAGTTGCAGATATGATGATACATGGTTAGTAACACAGATCGAAAAGAATACACAGCATGGGGAAGGTTTGGTCTTGACAATTGGCATCACAGTCTGTTTGGCCACGAACGAGGAAGGTAGTCAGTGAAGAATCTGTGCATGTATTTCTGCTTAATCTCTCATCCATGGCTTGGAAACCAAATTCTTTCTGAACAGAAACCTTGAGGAACAACACCCAAATGACTGATCATAGCTCCCCCTAAGTCAGGATATGGTAGAAACAGCACAATGTGCCAATCATCTCGCAGCAAAGTGCACACATCAACTCTTATTACAAAAGTGCACACAGGGTACAGACTACAGACcggagggggggagagagagagagggggcaaAATTTACAGAGAGATCAGATTGTACAAAGTTCACAAGATACCCCAACACAGGGGACACCATTTTGCTCCTTCCGGGACATGGATTTTAACTTTTGCAATAAGTCACTTAGGAGCTCCTTTGAAAACCAAGAAGTTCAGCGTCTCCACGCAGAAGTAAATAAAAGTGCCCTCCGAATGAGTGAAGAAGCAACCGAAGTTGTATCCCACAACACACTGCCATCCACACCCATAGATTGCATCGAATTCCTGCAATCCCCACAAAGAGAGGTTGAAGGACAGATaatgaataataaaaataaccaaaatctTAGCCCTTTGAGAAGCTTtatagagaagaaaagaataaacagAAGGAAAAGACTTGCCCTTTTTATGTGGGCAGCGATGTTTTTACAGTCCAAGACGTCATATAGATCAAGAGCACGAGATGCAGAGGTCATGGCGTGAACCTGCATCTTCGCTGGCATGTCCGTATCTTGGACCAAAGCCTTCCCTTCCAACATTTTGGTACAGCTTAGCCAGGCAGAAAGGAAGAAGACGATCACGGATTTTGTTCTTCCCTTTCCTACCTcggatccgattgaggaaaagTTGAGTTCTTTCGTGGGGTCTTCTTCCTCTTAAGGAAAGCAGGCCTCAGAAGTTCGCTGGTCTTATGGGGAAGGAGATAGAATTTACATGGTATCTCAGAGCTTAGGATATTGAAGTAAGCTCTTAACCTTTCTGCTATTTATAGTTTCCCCGATGCCcccttcccttctctctctctctctctctgtgaaaaTTGAAAGCTACCAAAAATCCTAATAATTCGAAATTTGGAAGATAAATACGCTGAGACAGCGGTGGGTCAGAAAATAAATGCAGGACGAATTTTGGCCATTTTCCTGGCAAAAGATTGCACTTTTCCGACTTCTTACAAGGTGGGTCCGTCTATGAGCAGCCGACGCAAGGGAAGAACTCAATTACTGAAGTATCCTCGACGCAGCCATTGTTTATAATGAACACCCAGAACAGTTGGAGAAGGAAAACCACAAGAAGCCAACTCCCCACGTCTCTGTAATTCAGTAGCTAGCTTTTTCCAATCGAGAAAAGTCAGTCAAGCCATAGAGTTAGGAGAACAAGAGAAGCACGCTTTCCTTCTTCAACCGAGCTTGTGAACGATGTTTTCTGCAGACCAAATGTGTGGAAAATGTACTGTGGAATTTGAACAGATCTCTGGTGACTTTTCTGACCTTGAAGATGTCGACTCTGGCTGTCTTACATTATGATATCTGATAAGAACAAGTTTCTTTAGGTGGTCCTTAGTGCCTTTTTCATAATTATTGGAGTATGCAGTCGCTGTTATGTTAACGTCCATCAAATTGACTATAATAGGCTAATTAATCACCAATTACAGACAATAGGTTTCCTTCATATGGTTATGCTGCCATGAAGCTTCTTGAATATCTCAATCTGTAATTTTTGGAAGGAAAAATAAACTGTATTTTGTATCGAAGAACCAAGACTGCCGCATCTCAAACACAGACCTATACAGTCATAAATTTTAACGTATGTGAAAAACCTGACAAGGAAGAACAAGATACCAGTTATCTCTTGGTATTTTCAACCAAGTTCAGATGAGGCAATCAGTATGGAAGTGATCAATGCTGACATTTGT
Coding sequences:
- the LOC116255610 gene encoding dynein light chain 1, cytoplasmic-like is translated as MLEGKALVQDTDMPAKMQVHAMTSASRALDLYDVLDCKNIAAHIKREFDAIYGCGWQCVVGYNFGCFFTHSEGTFIYFCVETLNFLVFKGAPK